In Bacillus cereus ATCC 14579, a single window of DNA contains:
- a CDS encoding BclA-related collagen-like exosporium protein, producing the protein MKNRDNNRKQNSLSSNFRIPPELIGPTFPPVPTGFTGIGITGPTGPQGPTGPQGPRGLQGPMGEMGPTGPQGVQGIQGSVGPIGATGPEGQQGPQGLRGPQGETGATGPGGVQGLQGPIGPTGATGAQGIQGIQGLQGPIGATGPEGSQGIQGVQGLPGATGPQGIQGAQGIQGTPGPSGNTGATGATGATGQGITGPTGITGPTGITGPSGGPPGPTGPTGATGPGGGPSGSTGATGATGNTGATGSTGVTGATGSTGPTGSTGAQGLQGIQGIQGPIGPTGPEGSQGIQGIPGPTGVTGEQGIQGVQGIQGATGATGDQGPQGIQGVIGPQGVTGATGDQGPQGIQGVPGPSGETGPQGVQGIQGPMGDIGPTGPEGPEGLQGPQGIQGVPGPVGATGPEGPQGIQGIQGPVGATGPQGPQGIQGIQGVQGITGATGVQGATGIQGIQGEIGATGPEGPQGVQGAQGAIGPTGPMGPQGVQGVQGIQGATGAQGVQGPQGIQGIQGPTGATGDMGATGATGEGTTGPTGVTGPTGVTGPSGGPAGPTGPTGPSGPAGVTGPSGGPPGPTGATGATGVTGDTGATGSTGVTGATGETGATGVTGLQGPQGIQGVQGEIGPTGPQGVQGPQGIQGVTGATGDQGPQGIQGPQGDIGPTGPQGIQGPQGSQGIQGATGGTGAQGPQGIQGPQGDIGPTGSQGPTGIQGIQGEIGPTGPRRPEGCRGRKRIQGVQGPVGATGPEGPQGIQGIQGVQGATGPQGPQGIQGIQGVQGITGATGAQGATGIQGIQGEIGATGPEGPQGVQGIQGAIGPTGPMGAQGVQGIQGIQGATGAQGVQGPQGIQGVQGPTGATGDTGATGATGEGTTGPTGVTGPTGVTGPSGGPAGPTGPTGPSGPAGVTGPSGGPPGPTGATGATGVTGDTGATGSTGVTGATGATGVTGLQGPQGIQGVQGEIGPTGPQGIQGPQGIQGVTGATGAQGPQGIQGPQGDIGPTGSQGIQGPQGPQGIQGATGATGAQGPQGIQGPQGEIGPTGPQGPQGIQGPQGIQGPTGATGATGATGPQGIQGPQGIQGPQGIQGPTGVTGATGATGPQGIQGPQGIQGPQGIQGPTGATGATGATGPQGIQGPQGIQGPQGIQGPTGATGATGSQGPTGDTGPTGAGATGATGATGVSTTATYAFANNTSGTAISVLLGGTNVPLPNNQNIGPGITVSGGNTVFTVANAGNYYIAYTINLTAGLLVSSRITVNGSPLAGTINAPTVATGSFSATIIANLPAGAAVSLQLFGVVAVATLSTATPGATLTIIRLS; encoded by the coding sequence GTGAAGAATCGTGATAATAATCGGAAGCAAAATTCGTTAAGCTCTAATTTTAGAATTCCACCAGAACTTATTGGGCCTACTTTCCCCCCTGTTCCAACTGGATTTACAGGTATAGGGATTACTGGTCCAACCGGTCCACAAGGCCCAACAGGACCTCAAGGACCAAGAGGATTACAAGGTCCGATGGGGGAGATGGGCCCGACAGGACCTCAAGGTGTGCAAGGGATACAAGGATCAGTTGGTCCAATAGGTGCAACTGGACCAGAAGGACAGCAGGGGCCACAAGGATTGAGAGGACCACAAGGAGAAACTGGAGCGACAGGACCGGGGGGTGTGCAAGGGCTACAAGGTCCGATTGGTCCAACGGGAGCGACTGGGGCACAAGGTATACAAGGGATACAGGGATTACAGGGGCCAATTGGAGCGACGGGACCTGAGGGATCTCAAGGAATTCAAGGCGTCCAAGGGTTACCGGGTGCAACTGGTCCACAAGGAATACAAGGAGCACAAGGGATACAAGGAACACCAGGACCGAGTGGAAATACAGGTGCAACCGGAGCGACTGGAGCAACTGGTCAGGGGATAACAGGCCCGACTGGAATAACAGGTCCAACTGGAATAACTGGACCATCTGGAGGACCTCCTGGTCCGACGGGGCCGACTGGTGCGACAGGTCCAGGTGGTGGACCGAGTGGAAGTACAGGTGCGACTGGAGCAACGGGGAATACTGGGGCTACAGGAAGTACAGGGGTAACAGGAGCAACGGGAAGTACAGGTCCGACTGGAAGTACGGGAGCACAGGGCTTGCAAGGAATCCAAGGGATTCAAGGACCAATTGGGCCAACAGGTCCAGAAGGTTCGCAGGGTATTCAAGGTATTCCTGGTCCGACGGGAGTAACTGGTGAACAAGGAATACAAGGAGTTCAAGGTATTCAAGGGGCAACGGGAGCAACAGGAGATCAAGGTCCACAAGGTATACAGGGGGTTATAGGGCCACAAGGGGTAACAGGGGCCACAGGAGATCAAGGTCCACAAGGTATACAAGGAGTACCAGGGCCATCAGGAGAAACAGGGCCACAGGGAGTTCAAGGGATACAAGGTCCGATGGGTGATATAGGACCAACAGGTCCAGAAGGCCCAGAGGGACTGCAGGGCCCGCAAGGAATACAAGGTGTGCCAGGGCCAGTTGGAGCGACGGGTCCAGAGGGTCCACAGGGGATACAAGGCATTCAAGGACCGGTAGGAGCAACAGGCCCACAAGGCCCACAAGGAATTCAGGGAATACAAGGTGTGCAAGGGATAACGGGAGCAACAGGAGTACAAGGAGCAACTGGAATTCAAGGGATACAAGGGGAAATAGGAGCAACGGGTCCAGAGGGGCCACAAGGAGTGCAAGGTGCTCAAGGGGCGATTGGTCCAACCGGTCCGATGGGGCCACAAGGAGTGCAAGGAGTACAAGGAATTCAAGGAGCGACGGGTGCACAAGGAGTGCAAGGTCCACAAGGAATTCAAGGAATCCAAGGTCCGACGGGGGCAACAGGAGATATGGGAGCAACTGGGGCGACAGGGGAAGGCACTACAGGCCCAACAGGAGTAACTGGTCCAACAGGGGTAACAGGCCCGTCTGGAGGACCAGCAGGACCGACCGGCCCAACGGGGCCATCAGGTCCGGCGGGAGTAACTGGTCCATCAGGTGGACCACCTGGCCCGACAGGAGCAACCGGGGCGACAGGAGTAACAGGAGATACTGGGGCGACAGGCTCAACTGGAGTGACAGGAGCGACAGGAGAAACGGGAGCAACCGGAGTGACGGGTTTACAGGGTCCGCAAGGAATCCAAGGTGTGCAGGGAGAGATAGGTCCAACAGGGCCACAAGGTGTTCAAGGTCCCCAAGGAATTCAAGGAGTAACGGGGGCCACAGGAGATCAAGGTCCGCAAGGGATTCAAGGCCCACAAGGCGACATAGGTCCAACTGGCCCCCAAGGAATTCAAGGCCCACAAGGTTCTCAAGGAATCCAAGGAGCGACAGGGGGAACAGGAGCACAAGGCCCACAGGGAATCCAAGGTCCGCAAGGTGACATAGGTCCGACTGGGTCACAAGGTCCAACTGGAATCCAAGGGATACAAGGAGAGATAGGTCCAACCGGGCCCAGAAGGCCAGAGGGATGCAGGGGCCGCAAGAGAATACAAGGTGTTCAAGGGCCAGTTGGAGCAACGGGTCCAGAGGGTCCTCAGGGAATACAAGGCATTCAAGGAGTGCAAGGAGCAACCGGCCCACAAGGTCCACAAGGAATACAGGGAATACAAGGTGTGCAAGGGATAACGGGAGCAACTGGAGCACAAGGAGCAACCGGAATTCAAGGGATACAAGGGGAAATAGGAGCAACCGGTCCAGAGGGGCCCCAAGGAGTGCAAGGAATACAAGGGGCGATTGGTCCAACAGGTCCGATGGGCGCACAAGGAGTGCAGGGAATACAAGGGATTCAAGGAGCAACAGGTGCACAAGGAGTGCAAGGACCACAAGGAATTCAAGGAGTGCAAGGTCCGACGGGAGCAACAGGAGATACGGGGGCAACCGGAGCGACGGGAGAAGGAACTACCGGTCCAACAGGAGTAACCGGTCCAACAGGGGTGACTGGCCCGTCAGGAGGACCAGCAGGACCGACCGGCCCAACGGGGCCATCAGGTCCGGCAGGAGTGACAGGTCCATCAGGTGGACCACCTGGCCCGACAGGAGCAACAGGTGCGACAGGAGTAACAGGAGATACCGGTGCGACAGGCTCAACTGGAGTGACAGGAGCAACGGGAGCAACCGGAGTGACGGGTTTACAGGGCCCGCAAGGAATCCAAGGTGTTCAAGGAGAGATAGGTCCAACCGGTCCACAGGGTATTCAAGGTCCCCAAGGAATCCAAGGAGTAACGGGGGCAACCGGAGCACAAGGTCCCCAAGGAATTCAAGGCCCACAAGGCGACATAGGTCCAACCGGCTCCCAAGGAATTCAAGGTCCACAAGGTCCTCAAGGAATCCAAGGAGCGACAGGGGCAACCGGGGCACAAGGCCCACAGGGAATCCAAGGTCCGCAAGGAGAGATAGGTCCGACCGGCCCACAAGGCCCGCAAGGAATTCAAGGCCCGCAAGGAATTCAAGGTCCAACGGGAGCTACAGGAGCAACTGGAGCTACAGGTCCACAAGGGATTCAAGGTCCCCAAGGAATTCAAGGCCCGCAAGGAATTCAAGGTCCAACGGGAGTTACAGGAGCAACCGGAGCGACAGGTCCCCAAGGAATTCAAGGCCCACAAGGAATTCAAGGCCCGCAAGGAATTCAAGGTCCAACGGGAGCTACAGGAGCAACCGGAGCTACAGGTCCACAAGGGATTCAAGGTCCCCAAGGAATTCAAGGCCCGCAAGGAATCCAAGGTCCAACGGGGGCTACAGGAGCAACCGGTTCACAAGGTCCAACTGGAGATACAGGTCCAACCGGAGCTGGAGCCACTGGAGCGACCGGGGCGACTGGAGTTAGTACAACTGCAACGTATGCGTTTGCGAATAATACATCAGGAACCGCTATTTCCGTTTTATTAGGGGGTACGAACGTACCGTTACCGAACAATCAAAATATTGGCCCAGGAATAACCGTTAGTGGTGGAAATACTGTATTTACAGTTGCGAATGCAGGAAACTATTATATAGCCTATACAATTAATTTAACGGCAGGTTTACTTGTAAGTTCTCGTATAACTGTAAATGGCAGTCCGCTTGCGGGAACGATAAATGCCCCGACAGTGGCTACTGGTTCATTTAGTGCAACAATAATCGCTAACTTGCCTGCTGGAGCCGCTGTTAGCTTACAGTTATTTGGAGTAGTTGCAGTAGCTACATTATCTACAGCAACGCCAGGGGCTACCCTAACTATTATTAGATTAAGTTAA
- a CDS encoding spore germination protein, producing MGINLRKVKIMNNTGAVNVGDCYDISPLAVAKVYAGAGGSSAAVFFNGKRQPEAVIRTSVFLPPLATSTRTLGS from the coding sequence ATGGGGATTAATTTGCGTAAAGTAAAAATTATGAATAATACAGGAGCTGTTAATGTCGGCGACTGTTATGATATCTCGCCTTTAGCTGTAGCAAAAGTATATGCAGGTGCTGGAGGGTCGAGTGCGGCTGTTTTTTTTAATGGGAAAAGACAGCCAGAAGCAGTCATTAGAACATCAGTGTTTCTTCCGCCGTTAGCAACAAGTACACGTACATTAGGTTCATAG
- a CDS encoding rhodanese-like domain-containing protein: MTEVKTITTEEVQERLENGETLFLVDVREDEEVAAGEIPEAVHIKMGDIPHKVDFFNKENEYIFICRSGMRSENVCHYLNEQGFKTVNMVGGMLQYEGETK; the protein is encoded by the coding sequence ATGACAGAAGTTAAAACAATTACTACAGAAGAGGTACAAGAGCGTTTAGAAAATGGAGAAACGTTATTTTTAGTAGACGTAAGAGAAGATGAAGAAGTAGCGGCAGGAGAGATTCCAGAAGCTGTACATATTAAAATGGGCGATATCCCACATAAAGTAGATTTCTTTAATAAAGAGAATGAATATATCTTTATTTGTCGTTCAGGAATGCGCAGTGAAAATGTATGTCATTATTTAAATGAGCAAGGATTTAAAACAGTGAATATGGTTGGCGGTATGCTTCAATATGAAGGTGAAACGAAATAG
- a CDS encoding alpha/beta fold hydrolase, whose protein sequence is MQIVKKEKFVLKGFTFENGREIPVQMGYETYGTLNRERSNVILVCHYFSATSHAAGKYTVHDEESGWWDGLIGPGKAIDTNKYFVICTDNLCNVQVRNPYVITTGPKSINPETGEEYAMDFPVFTFLDVARMQYELIKGMGISRLHAVIGPSVGGMIAQQWAVHYPHMVERMIGVITNPQNPIITSVNVAQNAIEAIQLDPSWKGGKYGEEQPIKGLHLANRMMFMNAFDEHFYEMAFPRNSIEIEPYEKFSTLTSFEKEINKATYRSIELVDANSWMYTAKAVLLHDIAHGFSSLEESLSNIEANVLMIPCKQDLLQPSRYNYKMVDILQKQGKYAEVYEIESINGHMAGAFDIHLFEKKVYEFLNRKVSSFV, encoded by the coding sequence GTGCAAATTGTAAAAAAGGAGAAGTTTGTTTTAAAAGGGTTTACGTTTGAAAATGGCAGGGAAATTCCTGTTCAAATGGGATACGAGACATATGGTACGTTAAATAGAGAAAGGTCAAATGTGATTTTGGTTTGTCATTATTTTAGTGCAACAAGTCATGCGGCAGGAAAATATACAGTGCATGATGAGGAGTCTGGTTGGTGGGATGGGCTCATTGGACCTGGAAAAGCAATTGATACAAATAAGTATTTTGTTATATGTACAGATAATCTTTGTAATGTGCAGGTGAGAAATCCATATGTGATTACAACAGGACCGAAATCGATTAATCCAGAAACTGGAGAAGAATATGCTATGGATTTTCCGGTTTTTACATTTCTTGATGTAGCTCGTATGCAATATGAGTTAATAAAAGGTATGGGAATTTCAAGGTTACACGCTGTAATTGGACCGTCGGTAGGGGGAATGATTGCACAACAATGGGCGGTTCACTATCCACATATGGTAGAGCGGATGATTGGCGTTATTACGAACCCACAAAATCCAATTATTACGTCAGTAAACGTAGCGCAAAATGCGATTGAAGCAATTCAACTGGATCCAAGTTGGAAAGGTGGAAAATATGGAGAAGAGCAGCCGATAAAGGGGCTTCATTTAGCAAATAGAATGATGTTTATGAACGCGTTTGATGAGCATTTTTATGAAATGGCATTTCCTCGTAATAGTATAGAGATAGAACCTTATGAAAAGTTTTCTACACTAACATCATTTGAAAAAGAGATAAATAAAGCGACATATAGAAGTATAGAGTTAGTAGATGCAAATTCATGGATGTATACTGCAAAGGCAGTTTTATTGCATGATATTGCACATGGTTTTTCTTCATTAGAAGAATCTCTTTCTAACATAGAAGCGAATGTACTTATGATTCCATGTAAACAAGATTTGCTTCAGCCGTCTCGTTACAACTATAAAATGGTAGATATTTTGCAAAAACAAGGGAAGTATGCGGAAGTGTATGAGATAGAAAGTATAAATGGGCATATGGCGGGAGCATTTGATATTCATTTATTTGAAAAGAAAGTTTATGAATTTTTAAATCGGAAAGTATCTAGTTTTGTTTAG
- a CDS encoding spore germination protein, which produces MIWNWLRKKKKSNKPEANETDNQEQHSNNEEDDNKEQTRSMKHNKGKNHEQKDSSQDKQQSTKQKDSSQDKQQSTKQEDSSQDKQQSTKQEDSSQDKQQSTKQKDSSQDKQQSTKQEDSSQDKQQSAKQDEPSQDKQQNSKQDDSSQDKQQSAKQEDSSQDKQQNSKQDDSSQDKQQNSKQDDSSQDKQQSTKQEDSSQDKQQGAKQGDSSQDKQQNAKQDEPSQSKQQHSKGNSIYDFTKPEKDRIHSLQNLIEKLKKSSDFVNYHTSDDETMPYWISYYRPSLDGEKLQKYLMPTLLERPNASLEELKEHIPMSGITITNDLQKIEDMVLKGHAIIQLNQQDQKCMLANIAIDNYRAPTPPLNESTVIGPQEGFVEDIDTNINLVRKRLPVLDLQTKEMIIGEFSKTKVVMMYLDNLAEKDNVDFLEESLRALEYDQINDSAYLQELMGEKSIFPLYINTERTDRVTKALIDGKIAIFVDGSPSVLLTPVSYFDFFISPEDYNVSWMYATFSRILRLIAVLFSICATPLYVAVLNYHYELIPSDLLETLILSRAQVPFPPLIEALFLELAIDLLREAGARLPMKVGQTLGIVGGIVIGQASVQAGLTSNILLIIVALSALASFITPIYKMGNAVRLLRFPFLMFAEIGGLFGISLGFIFLFTHLFRLTSLRKPYALFYPTRQQSVKDSWIRFPLTMIDTRDVQARPQHVKKAAKGISTKHRSDFDD; this is translated from the coding sequence ATGATTTGGAATTGGTTACGTAAGAAAAAAAAATCAAATAAACCAGAAGCAAACGAAACAGATAATCAGGAGCAGCATTCTAACAATGAAGAGGATGATAACAAAGAACAGACTAGAAGTATGAAACATAATAAAGGTAAAAATCACGAACAAAAAGATTCTTCTCAGGATAAGCAACAAAGTACTAAACAAAAAGATTCTTCTCAGGATAAGCAACAAAGTACTAAACAAGAGGATTCCTCTCAGGATAAGCAACAAAGTACTAAACAAGAGGATTCCTCTCAGGATAAGCAACAAAGTACTAAACAAAAAGATTCTTCTCAGGATAAGCAACAAAGTACTAAACAAGAGGATTCCTCTCAGGATAAGCAACAAAGCGCTAAACAAGATGAACCTTCTCAGGATAAGCAACAAAACTCTAAACAGGATGATTCCTCTCAAGATAAGCAACAAAGTGCTAAACAAGAGGATTCCTCTCAGGATAAGCAACAAAACTCTAAACAAGATGACTCTTCTCAGGATAAGCAACAAAACTCTAAGCAGGATGATTCCTCTCAAGATAAGCAACAAAGTACTAAACAAGAGGATTCCTCTCAAGATAAACAACAAGGTGCTAAACAAGGTGATTCGTCTCAAGATAAACAACAAAACGCTAAGCAAGATGAACCTTCTCAAAGTAAGCAACAACACTCTAAAGGTAATAGTATTTATGATTTTACGAAACCAGAAAAAGACCGTATCCATTCTTTACAAAATTTAATAGAGAAGCTGAAAAAATCTAGTGATTTTGTGAATTATCATACATCCGACGATGAAACGATGCCTTATTGGATTTCTTACTATCGTCCTTCGCTTGATGGAGAGAAATTACAAAAATATTTAATGCCTACTCTTTTGGAACGACCTAATGCTTCACTAGAAGAGCTGAAAGAACATATTCCAATGAGCGGCATTACAATTACGAACGACTTACAAAAAATTGAGGATATGGTTTTAAAGGGGCATGCGATTATTCAATTGAATCAGCAAGATCAAAAATGTATGCTTGCAAACATTGCAATTGATAATTATCGTGCACCAACCCCTCCTTTAAACGAATCAACTGTTATTGGTCCGCAAGAAGGTTTCGTAGAGGATATTGATACAAACATTAATTTAGTTCGAAAACGTCTTCCTGTTTTAGATTTACAAACAAAAGAAATGATTATTGGCGAGTTTTCAAAAACAAAAGTTGTCATGATGTATTTAGACAACCTTGCTGAAAAAGATAATGTAGATTTTCTAGAAGAGTCATTACGCGCTCTTGAATATGATCAAATTAATGATAGTGCTTATTTACAAGAATTAATGGGTGAAAAATCGATTTTCCCTCTCTATATCAATACAGAACGTACTGATAGAGTTACAAAAGCACTAATTGATGGAAAAATCGCTATTTTCGTTGATGGTTCTCCAAGTGTTTTACTAACACCTGTATCCTATTTCGATTTTTTCATTTCACCAGAAGACTATAACGTCTCCTGGATGTACGCTACATTTTCAAGGATTTTAAGATTAATTGCCGTTCTATTTTCAATTTGCGCTACACCGTTATACGTTGCAGTTTTAAATTATCATTATGAACTTATTCCAAGTGATTTACTTGAAACTTTGATTTTATCAAGGGCACAAGTACCATTCCCACCTTTAATTGAAGCGCTCTTTTTAGAACTTGCAATTGATTTATTAAGAGAAGCCGGCGCAAGGTTACCGATGAAAGTTGGGCAAACACTCGGTATTGTAGGCGGTATCGTAATCGGGCAAGCATCTGTACAAGCTGGGTTAACGAGTAACATTTTATTAATTATCGTTGCACTATCAGCACTCGCTTCCTTTATTACACCTATTTATAAAATGGGGAACGCTGTTCGATTACTACGCTTTCCTTTTCTTATGTTTGCAGAAATAGGCGGATTGTTCGGGATTTCTCTTGGATTTATCTTTTTATTTACTCATCTCTTTAGACTTACTTCCTTACGTAAGCCGTACGCTTTGTTTTATCCGACAAGGCAACAATCAGTTAAAGATTCTTGGATTCGTTTTCCATTAACAATGATTGATACGAGAGATGTGCAAGCAAGACCACAACATGTAAAAAAAGCAGCGAAAGGAATTTCAACAAAACATAGATCAGATTTTGATGATTGA